From Actinomyces sp. oral taxon 171 str. F0337, one genomic window encodes:
- the arcD gene encoding arginine-ornithine antiporter: MGDRTVSSSKVSLAALTALGIGSMIGGGIFGLPQQMARAAAPGPLIIGWFITGFGMLMLAFVYQRLAISRPEINAGVYGYARAGFGDLVGFSSAWGYWLSAWIGNVGYLVLLMASLGVFLPGFGDGNTALAIGVASVVMWMYHVLILRGIREAAIINFIVTVGKILPLIVFIIIGLFAFKLDIFAHEFWGSGAGVGIGDVLSQFKGMMLVTVWVFIGVEGASVFSERARTRADVGRATILGFLSVLALLLAVNVLSYGIVPCSELAKFGDPSLAGVLEAAVGPWGAEFIALGLIVSLVGALLSWFLMLAEIVRVPAQEGLMPSFLGRENAKAVPVNALWLTMGLVQLFLIWTYFNASTYTRLISLASALILLPYLLSALFQVLVSLKGGTKAKAFDLVVGVLGSAYGLWLLYAAGLVYLLYTAIFYVLGLPFYIWARREQKVKVFSTAEWGLVALFSAMSVYAVHGLATGALSL; the protein is encoded by the coding sequence GTGGGGGACCGGACGGTCTCCTCCAGCAAGGTTTCGTTGGCCGCGCTGACTGCACTCGGCATCGGATCGATGATCGGCGGTGGCATCTTCGGTCTGCCGCAGCAGATGGCACGTGCTGCAGCGCCTGGACCGCTCATCATCGGGTGGTTCATCACGGGTTTCGGCATGCTCATGCTCGCCTTCGTCTATCAGCGGCTGGCTATCAGCCGACCTGAGATCAATGCCGGTGTCTACGGCTACGCCCGCGCCGGCTTCGGCGACCTCGTCGGATTCTCCTCCGCCTGGGGGTACTGGCTGTCGGCCTGGATCGGTAACGTTGGCTATCTCGTGCTGCTCATGGCCTCACTGGGAGTGTTCCTCCCCGGGTTCGGTGACGGCAATACCGCGCTTGCCATCGGGGTCGCCTCGGTCGTCATGTGGATGTATCACGTCTTGATTCTGCGCGGCATCCGCGAGGCCGCGATCATCAACTTCATTGTGACTGTCGGCAAGATCCTGCCACTGATCGTCTTCATTATTATCGGCCTGTTCGCTTTCAAGCTCGATATCTTCGCCCACGAGTTCTGGGGATCCGGTGCTGGTGTGGGAATCGGTGATGTGCTCTCCCAGTTCAAGGGCATGATGCTGGTGACAGTGTGGGTGTTCATCGGCGTTGAAGGGGCGTCGGTGTTCTCCGAGCGGGCCAGAACGCGTGCCGACGTCGGCAGGGCGACGATTCTGGGATTCCTCTCCGTCCTGGCCCTTCTGCTCGCTGTGAACGTCCTGTCCTACGGCATTGTTCCTTGCTCCGAGCTCGCCAAGTTCGGTGATCCCTCCTTGGCCGGGGTGCTTGAGGCGGCAGTCGGCCCGTGGGGAGCGGAGTTCATCGCCCTGGGACTGATCGTGTCGTTGGTGGGTGCCCTGCTGTCCTGGTTTCTCATGCTGGCCGAGATCGTGCGCGTTCCCGCCCAGGAAGGGCTCATGCCCTCGTTCCTGGGGCGCGAGAACGCTAAAGCCGTACCCGTCAACGCCCTGTGGCTGACCATGGGGCTGGTTCAGCTCTTCCTGATCTGGACCTATTTCAACGCCTCGACCTACACGCGTCTCATCAGCCTGGCCTCTGCCCTCATCCTTCTGCCATATCTGCTGTCCGCCCTGTTCCAGGTGCTCGTGTCCCTCAAGGGTGGAACCAAGGCGAAGGCGTTCGATCTCGTCGTCGGCGTTCTGGGGTCGGCGTACGGTCTGTGGCTGCTCTATGCCGCAGGCTTGGTGTACCTCCTGTACACCGCCATCTTCTACGTGTTGGGGCTGCCTTTCTACATCTGGGCGAGGCGTGAGCAGAAGGTCAAGGTCTTCAGTACGGCCGAGTGGGGACTTGTTGCGCTCTTCTCCGCCATGTCCGTCTACGCCGTCCACGGTCTGGCCACTGGCGCGCTGAGTCTATGA